The following coding sequences lie in one Hymenobacter tibetensis genomic window:
- a CDS encoding LacI family DNA-binding transcriptional regulator, with amino-acid sequence MVKCTKCLSVDSVMRAGFVRGQQRYRCKACKYHFTNEKDTPSPQRKRPQATTISDVARVLGITPSTVSRALNGHHDISVNTRQSILEVARQLNYHPNLLAQSLKSSKTNTIGVVIPDIERPFFATAVSGIQQVVGEAGYRVMICQSKESYETEVSSVQALIASRVDGLLICFSRETENFDHVKPQACRGISLVQFDRVCNEVESAKVILDDWNGAFTLTEHLIAQGARRIAILAGPESLLISRNRLAGYVSALQKHNLPVCDELRAHINFQSDSVVAILDAWLALPTPPDAIFAINYVNAFDLLVALKARGQRVPQDIAVVGFGDEFMASMIEPGLTTVNLHPYRIGQQAARLFLQQINQEEDFEPYTVVVSGDLVVRQSSLKKKASSSSKASEMVVEI; translated from the coding sequence ATGGTTAAATGCACAAAATGCCTTTCGGTTGATAGCGTAATGCGGGCTGGCTTTGTCCGTGGGCAACAGCGCTATCGGTGTAAAGCATGCAAGTACCATTTCACCAACGAGAAGGATACGCCAAGCCCTCAACGCAAACGGCCCCAGGCCACCACTATCAGCGACGTGGCCAGGGTGTTAGGAATAACGCCTTCCACTGTCTCGCGGGCACTGAACGGACATCATGATATCAGTGTCAATACCCGCCAGTCCATTCTGGAGGTAGCCCGACAACTCAATTATCATCCTAATCTGCTGGCGCAAAGCCTTAAAAGCAGCAAGACCAACACCATTGGCGTCGTTATTCCTGACATCGAGCGGCCCTTTTTTGCCACCGCTGTTAGCGGCATCCAACAAGTGGTAGGCGAAGCTGGCTACCGAGTGATGATATGCCAGTCCAAAGAGTCCTACGAAACCGAGGTAAGCAGCGTGCAGGCGTTGATTGCCAGCCGGGTCGATGGGTTGCTAATTTGCTTTTCGCGCGAAACCGAGAACTTCGACCACGTAAAGCCGCAAGCATGCCGCGGCATTTCGCTCGTACAATTCGACCGTGTGTGCAATGAAGTGGAAAGCGCCAAAGTAATCCTCGACGATTGGAACGGCGCCTTCACCCTCACCGAACACTTGATTGCACAAGGAGCCCGGCGCATCGCCATTCTAGCCGGACCCGAATCATTGCTTATCAGTCGCAACCGGCTGGCAGGCTACGTCAGTGCCTTGCAGAAGCACAATCTGCCAGTTTGCGACGAACTGCGGGCCCACATCAATTTCCAGTCTGATTCCGTTGTTGCCATCCTCGATGCTTGGCTGGCGCTGCCTACTCCACCGGATGCCATTTTCGCCATCAATTACGTCAACGCCTTTGACCTCTTGGTTGCGTTGAAAGCGCGCGGCCAGCGAGTTCCCCAGGATATAGCAGTGGTAGGGTTCGGCGACGAGTTTATGGCATCCATGATTGAGCCGGGCTTAACTACCGTCAACTTGCACCCTTACCGTATCGGCCAGCAAGCAGCACGACTGTTTCTTCAGCAGATCAATCAAGAAGAGGACTTTGAACCCTACACCGTTGTTGTGTCCGGCGACTTGGTGGTTCGGCAGTCCTCTCTAAAGAAAAAAGCATCCAGTTCGAGTAAGGCAAGTGAG